AACCCTGAAAATGAATGGATGAATGAAAAGTTTTGGACAGAATTAGGATATAACCCAAATGAAATGCCCCATAAAAGTGATGCTTGGCAAAATATTATAAATAAAGATGATTTAAACACTGCTCTGGAAAATTTCAATAAACATTGTGAAGACTCTAATCATCCATATGACCAAGTTGTCAGGTATAAACATAAAGATGGTTCAACTGTTTATATTAGATGTCGAGGTTTAGTTATTCGAAATAGTCTTGGTACACCAATAAGAATGTTAGGTGCTCATAATAATATTACCAAAATTATGACAACAACAACAAAACTAAAAGAAGCTAATAAAATGCTAGCTGAAAAAAACAAGGAACTAGAACAATTTGCCTACATAGCTTCACATGATTTACAAGAACCAGTAAATACCATTCAAAGCTTTGCTGACTTATTATTACAAGATTATGGAAATGATATTGAAAAGGAAGCCAGTATATATCTTAATTACATATCTGTTTCTGCTAAACGAATGAAAAGCCTTATTAATTCATTACTTGATTATAGCAAACTTGGAGAAAACAAAAACCTAAGTAATATAAATTGTGATGAATTATTAAAAAATGTTTTAATCGATCTTGACAAAAAGATTAAAAATAGCAAAGCAATTATTAAAATAGGTTCCTTACCAAAGTTAAAAGGATATGAAACTGAACTAGGGCTTTTGTTTCTAAATCTGATTGGAAATGCAATCAAGTTTCAAAAACAAAATATAAGACCTCAAATATTCATTGATGCTAAAAAAGAGAATGGATGGACATTCTCAATTACGGACAATGGAATAGGAATAGACGAACCTTATAAGGAAAAAATATTTTCTATGTTTCAAAGGTTAAACAATAGGTCTGAATATGAAGGAACAGGTATTGGACTTGCTCATTGTAAAAAAATAGCATCTATGCACAATGGAAATATTTGGGTGCAATCTGAATTAGGTGTAGGAAGTACGTTCTACTTCAATATAAAAGTATAATCAATACTAGTATAAACTATACCTATAACCCAGCCACCTGTTCTTCTACTTGCTCCCACTCTTCCATGAGTTGATCAACTTTCGCTTTTTTGGCTTTGTAGTTTTCAAAGAAATTAGGACGTGAAGATACCTCGTCGTAATTCTGAGCTAGTTCTAAATCTATTTGCTCAATTTCGGCTTCTAAATTCGCTATTTGATTTTCTATTTTATTAAGCTTATTTTTTAACTTTTTAAGTTCCTTTTCTTGCTCTCTCGATAACTGATACGCTTCTTTTTTAGAAGTATCTTTTTCTTTGGTTACTACGGTTCTTTTTTCAGCATCGCGTAAACTTTCCATTTTGTGTTGCTCTAAGAAATAATCGATATCACCTAAATATTCTTTTATTTCTCGGTCTTTAAATCCGTATACGGTT
The nucleotide sequence above comes from Tenacibaculum singaporense. Encoded proteins:
- a CDS encoding sensor histidine kinase; protein product: MEHYLKKELYDLIKTDDSIFSFIQEGSLDGLWYWDLENPENEWMNEKFWTELGYNPNEMPHKSDAWQNIINKDDLNTALENFNKHCEDSNHPYDQVVRYKHKDGSTVYIRCRGLVIRNSLGTPIRMLGAHNNITKIMTTTTKLKEANKMLAEKNKELEQFAYIASHDLQEPVNTIQSFADLLLQDYGNDIEKEASIYLNYISVSAKRMKSLINSLLDYSKLGENKNLSNINCDELLKNVLIDLDKKIKNSKAIIKIGSLPKLKGYETELGLLFLNLIGNAIKFQKQNIRPQIFIDAKKENGWTFSITDNGIGIDEPYKEKIFSMFQRLNNRSEYEGTGIGLAHCKKIASMHNGNIWVQSELGVGSTFYFNIKV